The Hippea jasoniae genome has a window encoding:
- a CDS encoding N-acetyltransferase translates to MEKFERCVIDPSSVIGENTQIGYFTVIGRDVKIGKNCQIDNNVVIHEGTIIGDNVRIDDNTVIGKQPMKSPISATTKKQQLPPAMIADNCLIGTSVVIYAGCKINKNVLVADLSTIRENVEIGEYTIVGRGVAIENFCTIGKRCKLETNVYITAYSEVEDYCFIAPGVLTSNDNYLGRSQKRFKEFGGVKIQKGGRIGVGAVILPNKTIAEDSVVAAGSLLTKDTQPKKIYAGLPAKYFRDVPEDELLENQFSIKR, encoded by the coding sequence ATGGAGAAATTTGAAAGATGCGTTATTGACCCATCAAGTGTGATAGGTGAAAATACACAGATTGGTTATTTTACCGTTATAGGTAGGGATGTAAAGATAGGCAAGAATTGCCAGATAGACAATAATGTTGTTATTCATGAGGGTACAATTATTGGTGATAATGTCAGAATTGATGATAATACCGTTATTGGCAAGCAACCAATGAAATCACCCATTAGTGCAACAACAAAAAAACAGCAACTACCACCAGCAATGATTGCGGATAATTGCTTGATAGGCACATCAGTTGTGATTTATGCTGGTTGCAAGATAAATAAGAATGTGCTTGTAGCAGATCTATCTACCATTAGGGAAAATGTTGAGATAGGCGAATACACGATTGTTGGAAGAGGCGTTGCAATAGAAAACTTCTGCACCATTGGCAAACGATGCAAACTTGAAACAAATGTATATATCACAGCCTACTCTGAAGTTGAGGATTACTGCTTTATAGCTCCAGGTGTTTTAACATCTAACGACAATTATTTAGGCAGAAGTCAAAAAAGGTTTAAAGAATTTGGTGGGGTTAAAATTCAAAAAGGTGGAAGAATAGGTGTTGGTGCGGTTATATTGCCAAACAAGACTATAGCTGAAGACAGCGTGGTTGCCGCTGGAAGCCTTCTTACAAAAGACACTCAACCCAAAAAGATCTATGCAGGCTTACCTGCAAAATACTTTAGAGATGTGCCAGAAGATGAGCTGTTGGAGAATCAATTCAGCATTAAGCGCTAA
- a CDS encoding Gfo/Idh/MocA family oxidoreductase produces the protein MKNFVLIGAAGYIAPRHMKAIKDTGNNLLAAVDPNDSVGIIDSYFPEAHFFTEFERFDRHVDKLRRRGNKVDFASICSPNYLHDAHIRWALRSGINAICEKPLVLNPWNLDALEEIEQETGRKVYNVLQLRLHPSIISLKDKIEKETSKENKKYNIDLTYITSRGRWYFVSWKGDLSKSGGVATNIGIHFFDMLMWLFGEVKNSEVHYCEPLKKMAGFIELKKAYVRWFLSVDYNDLPDDIKQKGQRTYRSITVDSKEIEFSGGFTDLHTLVYKDILNGGGFGIKDARLSIELVHQIRNAKVIGFNDRAHPLAEKRLKG, from the coding sequence ATGAAAAACTTTGTCCTAATAGGTGCAGCAGGTTATATCGCACCAAGACATATGAAGGCAATTAAAGATACCGGTAATAATCTGCTTGCAGCAGTTGATCCAAACGACAGTGTAGGCATTATAGATTCATACTTTCCAGAAGCCCATTTTTTTACAGAATTTGAAAGGTTTGATAGGCATGTTGATAAGCTAAGAAGAAGAGGAAATAAGGTAGATTTTGCATCTATCTGTTCCCCAAATTACCTTCATGATGCTCATATAAGATGGGCATTGAGAAGTGGAATAAACGCAATATGCGAAAAACCTCTTGTTTTAAATCCCTGGAATTTGGATGCTTTAGAGGAGATAGAGCAAGAAACAGGGAGAAAAGTTTACAATGTTCTTCAATTAAGACTTCATCCTTCAATCATTTCACTAAAGGATAAGATAGAAAAAGAGACTTCTAAAGAGAATAAAAAATACAACATAGACTTGACCTATATAACCTCAAGAGGCAGATGGTACTTTGTTTCGTGGAAGGGAGATTTATCAAAGTCCGGCGGTGTTGCAACAAATATCGGAATACATTTCTTTGATATGCTGATGTGGCTTTTTGGTGAGGTAAAGAACAGCGAGGTTCACTACTGTGAGCCTTTAAAAAAGATGGCAGGCTTTATAGAGTTAAAAAAAGCTTATGTTAGGTGGTTTTTGTCAGTGGATTATAACGATTTACCCGATGATATAAAACAAAAAGGTCAGAGAACATACAGATCTATAACAGTAGATTCAAAAGAGATTGAATTTTCTGGTGGCTTTACAGACTTGCATACACTTGTTTATAAAGATATATTAAACGGCGGAGGTTTTGGCATTAAAGATGCAAGACTATCTATTGAGCTTGTGCATCAGATAAGAAATGCCAAAGTTATAGGATTCAATGACAGGGCTCATCCGCTTGCAGAAAAGAGGCTTAAAGGCTAA
- a CDS encoding glycosyltransferase family 2 protein has protein sequence MISIVIPTYKRPDFLDRLLKSIEKQTFKNFEVIVVDDNSPNYEEYLPVIKKYKKIFKEFKFLRNTENKGAPYSRNRGIKEAKYDLIALVDDDDEWLPKKLEMQFEVFKNSNENLGLVYTWADAIDEKGRIVYKYRSEIEGNPRKEILKECFIPSPSVMVRKKAIIEAGLFDERMPSCQDWDMWTRIIMKDYSIKVVKDIVTIYHKHGRESIGLSKKAKIGYRIFYKKNIKYGIHPLLKYLRRLFR, from the coding sequence ATGATTAGTATTGTAATACCTACTTACAAAAGACCAGATTTTTTAGATAGATTGTTAAAAAGTATAGAAAAACAGACATTTAAAAACTTTGAAGTAATAGTCGTTGATGATAATTCACCAAATTATGAAGAATACTTGCCAGTAATAAAAAAATATAAAAAAATTTTTAAAGAATTTAAGTTTTTAAGAAACACTGAAAATAAAGGAGCACCTTATAGTAGAAATAGAGGTATAAAAGAAGCAAAATATGATTTAATAGCTCTTGTTGATGATGATGATGAATGGTTGCCTAAAAAGTTAGAGATGCAATTTGAAGTATTTAAAAATAGTAATGAAAATTTGGGATTAGTATATACTTGGGCAGATGCTATTGATGAAAAAGGGAGAATAGTTTACAAATATAGGAGTGAAATAGAAGGAAATCCAAGAAAAGAAATATTAAAAGAATGTTTTATTCCTTCTCCATCGGTAATGGTAAGGAAAAAAGCCATAATAGAAGCAGGTTTATTTGATGAAAGAATGCCAAGTTGTCAAGATTGGGATATGTGGACAAGAATTATTATGAAAGATTATAGTATAAAAGTTGTAAAAGATATTGTTACGATTTACCATAAGCATGGAAGAGAGAGTATAGGTTTGTCTAAAAAGGCGAAGATCGGTTACAGGATATTTTATAAAAAAAATATTAAATATGGAATACATCCATTATTAAAATATTTAAGGAGATTATTCAGATGA
- a CDS encoding DegT/DnrJ/EryC1/StrS family aminotransferase, translated as MKNILIDINIILDYYEKNRRERYPESIKAFDYLKNKEFAFIASSAINNIEFLLYDSLSLKYPQLTRKNKLQIIHKCIEEILSFFKISKTPSYVEIDYENIEDSLIVASAKAIDGLVLTRDEKLLRKYPDKTISPEEFLKTYTSNNFETQKVEMLDLTRETFYMYSDIEKNIDEVIKKSNFILSDEVKQLEEKIASYIGTKYAVGVSSGTDALVLSLRALAIQRKKQEYWDKEDLIITTPFTFTATGDAILRSGATPLFVDIDLDTYNINPELVEKAVKKYGKKVKGIVPVHLYGQPCNMDEIVRIAKEYDLFVVEDCAQSFGAKWDNKQTGSFGDAGCFSFFPSKNLGGFGDGGMITTNDENLYEILLMLRKHGGKNKYNVDHIGYNARLDTLQAAVLLAKMKYINEFTERRRKIAEIYNENLKDINWLKTPYTHPKAYHVFHQYTIRVLERNRNVVQQELKEKRVDSMVYYPVPLHKMKVFKKKWDGSIWGIKRK; from the coding sequence GTGAAAAACATTTTGATTGATATAAATATCATACTTGACTATTATGAAAAAAACAGAAGAGAAAGATATCCTGAGTCCATAAAGGCGTTTGATTATTTAAAAAATAAGGAGTTTGCATTTATTGCATCTTCTGCTATCAACAATATTGAGTTTTTGCTCTATGATAGTCTTTCATTAAAATACCCACAATTAACAAGGAAAAATAAATTGCAGATTATTCATAAGTGTATAGAAGAAATTTTATCTTTTTTCAAAATATCAAAAACTCCATCTTATGTTGAAATAGATTATGAAAATATAGAGGATAGCTTAATAGTAGCAAGCGCAAAAGCAATTGATGGATTGGTATTAACAAGAGATGAAAAGCTACTAAGAAAATATCCTGATAAAACAATTTCCCCTGAAGAATTTTTGAAAACCTATACTTCTAACAACTTTGAAACACAAAAAGTAGAAATGTTAGACTTAACTAGAGAAACATTTTATATGTACTCAGATATAGAAAAAAATATAGATGAAGTAATAAAGAAATCAAACTTTATCCTTAGTGATGAAGTTAAACAGTTAGAAGAAAAAATAGCAAGCTATATAGGAACAAAATATGCAGTTGGAGTATCATCAGGAACAGATGCATTAGTTTTATCTTTAAGAGCTTTAGCAATTCAAAGAAAAAAACAGGAATACTGGGATAAAGAAGATTTAATAATAACAACTCCGTTTACTTTTACTGCTACTGGAGATGCTATTTTAAGAAGTGGAGCAACTCCTTTATTTGTTGATATTGATTTAGATACATACAATATAAATCCTGAGCTTGTAGAAAAAGCAGTTAAAAAATACGGGAAAAAAGTTAAAGGAATAGTTCCGGTTCACCTTTACGGTCAACCTTGTAATATGGATGAAATAGTTAGAATAGCAAAAGAATATGACCTTTTTGTTGTTGAGGATTGTGCCCAGAGTTTTGGAGCAAAGTGGGATAATAAACAGACAGGAAGTTTTGGAGATGCAGGTTGTTTTAGTTTCTTTCCTTCTAAAAACTTAGGTGGATTTGGTGATGGTGGAATGATAACAACAAATGATGAAAATCTTTATGAAATTCTACTTATGCTTAGAAAACATGGTGGTAAAAATAAATATAATGTTGATCATATAGGTTATAATGCAAGGTTAGATACTTTACAGGCAGCAGTACTACTTGCAAAGATGAAATATATAAATGAGTTTACAGAAAGAAGGAGAAAGATAGCAGAAATTTATAATGAAAATTTAAAAGATATAAATTGGCTAAAAACTCCATATACACATCCTAAGGCTTATCATGTGTTTCACCAGTATACAATTAGAGTTTTAGAGAGAAATAGAAACGTGGTACAACAAGAACTAAAAGAAAAGAGGGTCGATTCTATGGTTTATTATCCTGTTCCCCTACATAAAATGAAAGTTTTCAAAAAAAAATGGGATGGAAGTATTTGGGGAATTAAAAGAAAGTGA
- a CDS encoding acyltransferase, with protein MKENVRLANGFIHIGAYDDIVIEKNVLIAAFTQIINGNHEYKFKDKPIMYQGSFGTGKIVIGEGSWIGRNACILGGVKLGKNCVVGANSVVTKSFESYSVIVGSPAKQIKNLKS; from the coding sequence TTGAAAGAGAATGTAAGATTAGCTAATGGATTTATCCATATTGGAGCATATGATGATATTGTAATAGAAAAAAATGTATTAATTGCTGCTTTTACTCAGATTATTAACGGAAATCATGAATATAAATTTAAGGATAAACCAATTATGTATCAAGGAAGTTTTGGGACTGGAAAAATTGTTATAGGAGAAGGTTCTTGGATTGGCAGAAATGCTTGTATTCTAGGTGGAGTGAAACTTGGAAAGAATTGCGTAGTAGGAGCAAATAGTGTTGTTACTAAATCTTTTGAAAGTTATTCAGTAATAGTTGGTAGTCCAGCAAAACAGATAAAAAATTTAAAATCATAA
- a CDS encoding glycosyltransferase family 2 protein, with translation MLLSAITMVKNEEEFVGYVIMSMYDYVDEIIVVDGGSEDGTVDIIQYIMKELDKDNKITYWQDLRPKNELIHTRNDMIKACKGKWILRLEGDEVYSDENAKKVREYIEKGIIKDSVLSVGWPYYFFVNDINTIVPVGEPHTFATIMIKNVEGIHAAHHDRGGNETFYDEGWFDKDGKEVSIWHPKDNPTQRIKDIAIHHYAGFKRTTRHKDYMLKCKKVPFKEGHPEVFLRYDFKSFMKYEGSKEVIKLIEKNVNYKPKKTLWEKIRKKLKGY, from the coding sequence ATGTTATTATCAGCAATAACTATGGTAAAAAATGAAGAAGAGTTTGTAGGGTATGTAATTATGTCGATGTATGATTATGTGGATGAAATTATTGTAGTTGATGGGGGAAGTGAAGATGGAACTGTCGATATTATTCAGTATATAATGAAAGAACTTGATAAAGACAATAAAATTACATATTGGCAAGATTTAAGACCAAAAAATGAACTAATTCATACAAGAAACGATATGATAAAAGCTTGTAAAGGAAAGTGGATATTAAGATTAGAAGGTGATGAAGTGTATAGTGATGAAAATGCAAAGAAGGTAAGAGAATATATTGAAAAAGGAATCATAAAGGATAGTGTGTTATCTGTTGGGTGGCCATATTATTTTTTTGTAAATGATATTAATACTATTGTTCCAGTAGGTGAACCTCATACATTTGCTACCATAATGATAAAAAATGTAGAAGGTATTCATGCGGCACATCATGATAGAGGTGGAAATGAAACATTTTATGACGAAGGGTGGTTTGATAAAGATGGGAAAGAGGTTTCTATATGGCATCCAAAAGATAACCCTACTCAAAGAATTAAAGATATAGCTATACACCATTATGCTGGATTTAAAAGAACAACTAGGCATAAAGATTATATGCTAAAATGTAAAAAAGTACCTTTTAAAGAAGGTCACCCGGAAGTATTTTTAAGATATGATTTTAAATCTTTTATGAAATATGAAGGTTCAAAAGAGGTAATTAAATTAATTGAAAAAAATGTAAATTATAAACCTAAAAAAACTTTATGGGAAAAAATAAGAAAAAAATTAAAAGGTTATTAA
- a CDS encoding glycosyltransferase family 2 protein has product MISIIIPTRNRAYTLEKVLESYYIQKHVDEVIIVDDGSNDNTEEIVETFAKKFPQITTKYLEHKKRRGAAAARITGYKNAKNEYILFGEDDAYLEDNYTEVLLKKIQQDEKIGIVSGRIIYKLPNESNKEALKRFGYGFEKKEPFDVKHFGININAYFRGDIELPLTHALILTKKNLLEKFSYDKFYSKGNGYREESDYQINLFVNGYKIICTNDTHCFHLSREEVKIGGQRVNRFKQLYYDIYYTKYFYGKYYDKAKQLLGLHYSKNIALILFSIEMIKILFPLHKLPKYLKRKLFK; this is encoded by the coding sequence ATGATATCAATAATAATACCTACAAGAAATAGAGCATATACTTTAGAAAAAGTTTTAGAGAGTTATTATATTCAAAAGCATGTTGATGAGGTAATTATTGTAGATGATGGAAGTAATGATAATACAGAAGAAATTGTAGAAACTTTTGCAAAAAAATTTCCTCAAATTACTACAAAATATTTGGAACATAAAAAAAGAAGAGGAGCTGCTGCTGCAAGAATCACCGGATATAAAAATGCTAAAAATGAGTATATTTTATTTGGGGAAGATGATGCATACTTAGAAGATAATTATACAGAGGTCTTACTAAAAAAAATTCAACAAGATGAAAAAATAGGAATTGTCTCTGGTAGGATTATATATAAATTACCTAATGAAAGTAATAAAGAAGCTTTAAAAAGATTTGGATATGGATTTGAAAAAAAAGAACCATTTGATGTAAAACATTTTGGTATAAATATAAATGCATATTTTAGAGGGGATATTGAACTTCCTCTAACTCATGCATTGATTTTGACTAAAAAAAATTTACTTGAAAAATTTAGTTATGATAAATTTTATTCAAAAGGAAATGGATACAGGGAAGAAAGTGATTATCAGATAAACTTATTTGTAAATGGGTATAAAATAATTTGCACAAATGATACGCATTGCTTTCATTTAAGTAGGGAAGAAGTTAAAATTGGTGGACAAAGAGTTAATAGGTTTAAGCAGTTGTATTACGATATATATTATACAAAATATTTTTATGGTAAATATTATGATAAAGCAAAACAATTATTGGGATTACACTATAGTAAAAATATTGCTTTAATATTGTTTTCTATTGAAATGATAAAAATATTATTTCCTTTACATAAATTACCAAAATATTTAAAAAGGAAATTGTTTAAATGA
- a CDS encoding glycosyltransferase family 4 protein has protein sequence MKIALITPYKNFPGGVESVNKILIEIFKEANHQVYLVTTDNYKISFLDKIFIKFIGLPYITMKKFEKIQDSFDVIIANGEFGFGINYPKTINLFHGSYKGLRDFLKKQYNFKQYLGLTKNAYIQKLSAKDKYVVAVSEFVKNILERDGIKVNEVIPNCIDTDKFRPMNTGKNDKFIFVGSYNYYAKGFDILEKLADKGFKIACVTNKKPGQRLKYLGNINNEDMPKIYNQYKILIFPSRFEGMPMVPLEAMACGLPIVMSNVGLGPELKKKMPEFVVDEWDEKSFIQKIKLIENNYEYYSKKAREYVLKYHSFDIYKKKWLNLIQRVANA, from the coding sequence ATGAAAATTGCATTGATAACACCATACAAAAATTTTCCCGGTGGAGTTGAAAGTGTAAATAAAATATTAATTGAAATTTTTAAAGAAGCAAATCATCAAGTATATTTAGTAACAACTGATAATTATAAAATTAGTTTTTTAGATAAGATTTTTATCAAATTTATAGGTTTACCTTATATAACTATGAAAAAGTTTGAAAAAATTCAAGATAGTTTTGATGTGATAATTGCTAATGGCGAATTTGGTTTTGGGATTAATTATCCTAAAACAATTAATCTTTTTCATGGTAGCTACAAAGGTTTAAGAGATTTTTTAAAAAAACAATATAATTTCAAACAATATTTAGGGCTTACTAAAAATGCTTATATTCAAAAGCTTAGTGCTAAAGATAAATATGTAGTAGCAGTTTCTGAATTTGTTAAAAATATTTTAGAAAGAGATGGTATAAAAGTTAATGAAGTTATTCCAAATTGTATAGACACTGATAAATTTAGACCTATGAATACAGGTAAAAATGATAAATTTATTTTTGTCGGCTCTTATAATTATTATGCAAAAGGATTTGATATATTAGAAAAATTGGCTGATAAAGGTTTTAAAATTGCTTGTGTAACAAATAAAAAACCAGGTCAAAGACTAAAATATTTAGGTAATATAAATAATGAAGATATGCCAAAAATTTATAATCAGTATAAAATATTGATTTTTCCAAGTAGATTTGAAGGTATGCCAATGGTACCGCTTGAAGCAATGGCTTGTGGATTGCCAATTGTAATGAGTAATGTTGGATTAGGCCCTGAATTAAAAAAGAAAATGCCTGAGTTTGTAGTTGATGAATGGGATGAAAAGAGTTTTATTCAAAAGATAAAATTAATAGAGAATAATTACGAATATTATTCAAAAAAAGCCAGAGAATATGTGTTGAAATATCACTCTTTTGATATTTACAAGAAAAAATGGTTAAATTTAATTCAAAGAGTCGCAAATGCTTAA
- a CDS encoding protoporphyrinogen/coproporphyrinogen oxidase, with translation MKICIIGAGITGLTAGKLLSKNHDVIIYEKDSKIGGIAKTKTVNGVTYHTVGGHCLNSKNKQIMEFIFNEVLPQDNWHKVKRIAKIFFKNHYISYPIEFSIKEIAEFDEDLAFRITRDYFIAKDKEHATNLADWFEMKFGKTLANEYFIPYNRKIWQKDPKDMSFLWVEGKLPLPNKKDFFKALIKQNEDTMPHNEFYYPNSNNQNTFIEALANNLQIITNFEVFAIEKNKNKWIINNKFEFDLVINTSPLDKLPFLIKNSPEKIKNEARKLKYNKVTNVLWKTKPVKYTWSYYPSPNTIFHRHIHIGNFFKPKQNYTITESMGEHSFEEMIEHGKRFNCLLEPIDYHVSDHAYVVYDQNYKNATKIIKDYLIEIGLYSIGRFGEWEYYNMDVCMESAMNLVRKIENKFKY, from the coding sequence ATGAAGATATGCATAATTGGAGCTGGAATTACAGGATTAACAGCAGGTAAACTGTTGTCAAAAAATCATGACGTAATTATATATGAAAAAGACTCAAAAATTGGAGGAATCGCAAAAACTAAAACTGTAAATGGTGTAACTTATCATACAGTAGGTGGACATTGTCTAAATTCTAAAAATAAGCAAATTATGGAATTTATTTTTAATGAAGTTTTACCACAAGATAATTGGCATAAAGTTAAAAGGATAGCAAAAATATTTTTTAAAAATCACTATATATCATACCCAATTGAATTTTCAATTAAAGAGATTGCCGAGTTTGATGAAGATTTGGCTTTTAGGATTACGAGAGACTATTTTATAGCTAAAGATAAAGAGCATGCAACTAATTTAGCAGATTGGTTTGAGATGAAATTTGGAAAAACTTTAGCAAATGAATATTTTATTCCTTATAATAGAAAAATTTGGCAAAAAGATCCTAAAGATATGAGTTTTTTGTGGGTAGAAGGTAAATTGCCATTACCTAATAAAAAAGATTTTTTTAAAGCATTAATTAAACAAAATGAAGATACTATGCCTCACAATGAATTTTATTATCCAAATAGCAATAATCAAAATACTTTTATTGAAGCTTTAGCAAATAATTTGCAAATAATAACTAATTTTGAAGTTTTTGCTATAGAAAAAAATAAAAATAAGTGGATAATAAATAATAAGTTCGAATTTGATTTAGTAATTAATACTTCACCATTGGATAAATTACCTTTTTTAATTAAAAATTCTCCAGAAAAAATAAAAAATGAAGCAAGAAAATTAAAATACAATAAAGTGACAAATGTTTTATGGAAAACTAAACCTGTTAAATATACTTGGAGTTATTATCCTTCACCTAATACTATTTTTCATAGACATATTCACATTGGTAATTTTTTTAAACCAAAACAAAATTATACGATTACTGAGAGTATGGGGGAACATTCTTTTGAGGAAATGATTGAACATGGTAAAAGATTTAATTGTTTATTAGAACCTATTGATTATCATGTTTCAGATCATGCCTATGTTGTATATGATCAAAACTATAAAAATGCTACTAAAATTATAAAAGATTATTTAATTGAGATAGGGTTATATTCGATTGGTAGATTTGGAGAGTGGGAATATTATAATATGGATGTGTGTATGGAAAGTGCTATGAATTTAGTCAGGAAGATTGAAAATAAATTTAAATATTAG
- a CDS encoding lipopolysaccharide biosynthesis protein: MKRLIVSNIFYSLIEKFVLIGFQFITSIIIIRNLPREDYGIIGVVAGYFVFLNLLNISMESIILRDHKNYEGKEKEILSNFLIFNIIKSMIFLFFAIVLSVLLINMFEKIEFIYSIFSITTLLIAESLVAPFVIYFTAKFNQQLVTKISIAKATLNLLLTIGLFMYPTLEYILIKDIFVSFFYVSVWFYLVYKYLDFSLYYLSLKEFDFQFIKKSFFGFSLWSHLIGSVTNFIYKSDTFFLSMFVGLTTIGNYNIALNSANIANIIPGILGYQNGVALSHVKNDIKKAKRITIQFLKLSFLIGIVTLLGFYLFGNYYIYLITGEYNEDIYFYMMCIVTGLVIVKTFASPFSAYLTIIFDIKEYFVNVILKISIFSTIIYLIGAMLEGTNGVAIGNIIIGIMFFMLTLKNFIIEVRNV; the protein is encoded by the coding sequence ATGAAAAGGTTGATTGTTTCAAATATATTTTATTCTTTAATTGAAAAATTTGTATTAATTGGATTTCAGTTTATTACTTCAATAATAATTATAAGGAATTTACCAAGAGAAGATTATGGAATAATAGGAGTAGTAGCTGGATATTTTGTTTTTTTGAATCTTTTAAATATTTCTATGGAATCAATTATTTTAAGAGATCATAAAAATTATGAAGGAAAAGAAAAAGAAATTCTTTCTAATTTTTTAATTTTTAATATTATTAAAAGTATGATTTTTTTATTTTTTGCAATTGTGTTATCTGTATTATTAATAAATATGTTTGAAAAAATAGAGTTTATTTATAGTATTTTTTCAATTACAACTTTATTAATAGCAGAATCCTTAGTAGCACCTTTTGTTATATACTTTACTGCTAAATTTAACCAACAACTTGTTACTAAAATTTCTATTGCAAAAGCAACGTTAAATTTATTATTAACAATAGGTTTATTTATGTATCCAACTTTAGAATATATTTTAATTAAAGATATTTTTGTTTCTTTTTTTTATGTATCTGTGTGGTTTTATTTAGTTTATAAATATTTGGATTTTTCTTTGTATTATTTGAGTTTAAAAGAGTTTGATTTTCAATTTATAAAAAAGTCTTTTTTTGGTTTTTCTTTATGGAGTCATTTAATAGGTAGTGTTACAAATTTTATATATAAGTCTGATACATTTTTTTTATCAATGTTTGTAGGCTTAACCACTATAGGAAATTATAATATCGCATTAAATAGTGCAAATATAGCTAATATTATTCCTGGGATTTTAGGGTATCAAAATGGGGTTGCACTTTCACATGTTAAAAATGATATAAAAAAGGCTAAAAGAATTACTATTCAATTTTTAAAATTATCTTTTTTAATAGGGATAGTTACTTTATTGGGATTTTATTTGTTTGGAAATTATTATATATATTTAATTACAGGTGAGTATAATGAAGATATTTATTTTTATATGATGTGTATAGTAACAGGATTAGTAATTGTGAAAACATTCGCTTCGCCTTTTTCTGCTTATTTGACAATAATATTTGATATTAAGGAATATTTTGTAAATGTGATTTTAAAAATATCTATATTTTCTACAATAATCTACCTCATAGGAGCTATGTTAGAAGGAACTAATGGTGTTGCTATAGGCAATATAATTATTGGTATAATGTTTTTTATGTTAACTTTAAAAAACTTTATAATAGAGGTGAGAAATGTATAA